A window from Pirellulales bacterium encodes these proteins:
- a CDS encoding sigma-70 family RNA polymerase sigma factor, which yields MSTYPSSARQSSSTSHSRSGRGVRPSAHLDGLVVEAQRGSAEALDLLIAELSKQLWAELTTRRRSRRANPSHGSSDLVQDTLIRAREQFEKFERSTFADFKQWARKVLFRRRQEWTRNHLARNAERHKRMIWSVVLARGDGPHANDTALSIEQREELDRAYALYQCLKPNEQCVIHLRLFEGLSYQQIAMLTNSTAEAARKAYDRALDKLRRSYANDDTV from the coding sequence ATGTCGACATATCCGTCTTCGGCCCGTCAGAGCAGTTCGACTTCGCACTCACGCTCCGGCCGCGGAGTACGCCCCTCTGCTCATTTAGATGGCCTCGTCGTCGAGGCGCAGCGCGGTTCCGCCGAAGCACTTGACCTGCTCATCGCCGAGCTTTCCAAGCAGCTTTGGGCGGAATTAACGACACGCCGCCGCTCCCGCCGGGCAAACCCTTCCCACGGCTCGTCCGACCTGGTGCAGGACACCTTGATCCGGGCTCGCGAGCAATTCGAGAAGTTCGAACGCAGCACGTTCGCGGACTTCAAACAATGGGCGCGTAAAGTGCTCTTTCGGCGAAGGCAGGAATGGACGCGCAACCATCTTGCCCGCAATGCCGAGCGGCATAAACGCATGATTTGGAGCGTTGTTCTCGCCCGCGGGGACGGCCCGCACGCGAATGACACCGCGCTGAGCATCGAGCAGCGCGAAGAACTCGACCGGGCGTACGCACTGTATCAGTGCCTCAAGCCGAATGAGCAATGCGTGATCCATCTGCGCCTCTTTGAAGGGCTGAGCTACCAGCAGATCGCGATGCTAACGAACTCGACCGCCGAAGCGGCCCGCAAGGCGTATGACCGCGCGCTAGACAAGCTTCGCCGGAGCTACGCTAACGATGACACCGTTTGA
- the thrC gene encoding threonine synthase, whose product MSVATLTDVAFQKCIQPSCGATYGIDEVRVACQACGQLLDVKYDWDRLKPPSSFSFFEQKWSRRGDPLAFSGVWRFHELLPFAPPTQVVTIGEGQTLLQSSDSVAKFVGQNAGRLFLQYEGMNPSGSFKDNGMSAAFTHARTIGAQRAACASTGNTSASLAAYCSVTRLLKAVIFVGSGKISYGKLSQALDYGALTVQIAGDFDDAMARVKEVSKELGIYLVNSVNPFRLEGQKTIMFRVLEALGWEVPDWIVVPGGNLGNSSAFGKAFQELREIGLIDRLPRLAVINAAGANTLFELYERRGLRWNGGTPNSEVSQRYYDELDAEKRRASTIASAIEINRPVNLDKCLRALEWMNGVVREVTDQEILDAKAQVGAGGLGCEPASAASVAGAKLLAAEGIIQPDERVVCILTGHQLKDPDATVAYHTTDQELFNKKLGSRGVKRAAYANRAVAVANDRDDIIKAIQLYS is encoded by the coding sequence ATTAGCGTCGCCACTTTGACAGACGTCGCCTTTCAGAAGTGCATCCAGCCAAGCTGCGGGGCGACCTACGGAATCGACGAGGTCCGCGTCGCCTGCCAGGCCTGTGGGCAGTTGCTCGACGTCAAGTACGACTGGGACCGACTCAAGCCCCCTTCGTCGTTCAGCTTCTTCGAACAGAAGTGGTCGCGACGGGGCGATCCGCTCGCTTTCAGCGGCGTCTGGCGTTTCCACGAGTTGCTCCCCTTCGCCCCACCCACGCAAGTCGTCACCATCGGCGAAGGCCAAACCCTGCTGCAGTCGTCCGACTCGGTGGCGAAGTTCGTCGGCCAGAACGCCGGGCGGCTCTTTCTGCAATACGAGGGAATGAATCCCTCGGGCAGTTTCAAAGACAATGGCATGTCGGCCGCCTTTACGCACGCCCGCACGATCGGGGCCCAGCGTGCCGCGTGTGCCTCGACCGGCAATACGAGCGCCTCGCTGGCCGCCTACTGCTCGGTCACGCGATTGCTCAAGGCAGTGATCTTCGTCGGATCGGGCAAGATCTCGTACGGCAAGCTCTCGCAGGCCCTCGACTACGGCGCGCTGACCGTGCAGATCGCCGGCGACTTCGACGATGCCATGGCCCGGGTCAAAGAGGTCTCCAAAGAGCTCGGCATCTACCTGGTCAACAGCGTCAATCCGTTCCGGCTCGAGGGGCAGAAGACGATCATGTTCCGCGTGCTCGAGGCGCTCGGTTGGGAAGTGCCCGACTGGATCGTGGTGCCTGGCGGCAACCTCGGCAACTCAAGCGCCTTTGGCAAGGCCTTCCAAGAGCTCCGCGAGATCGGCCTCATCGATCGCCTGCCCCGTCTGGCCGTCATCAATGCCGCGGGAGCGAACACGCTCTTCGAACTGTACGAGCGGCGCGGACTTCGTTGGAACGGCGGAACGCCAAATTCCGAAGTATCGCAGCGCTACTACGACGAGCTCGATGCCGAAAAACGCCGCGCCTCGACCATCGCCAGCGCCATCGAGATCAATCGGCCGGTGAATCTCGACAAGTGCCTCCGGGCGCTCGAGTGGATGAACGGCGTCGTCCGCGAAGTGACCGATCAGGAGATCCTCGACGCCAAGGCCCAAGTCGGCGCGGGAGGACTGGGCTGCGAACCGGCCAGCGCCGCGAGTGTGGCCGGCGCGAAGTTGCTCGCGGCCGAAGGCATCATCCAGCCCGACGAACGTGTCGTCTGCATCCTGACAGGCCACCAGCTCAAAGATCCCGATGCCACGGTGGCCTATCACACCACCGACCAGGAATTGTTCAACAAGAAGCTCGGCAGCCGCGGCGTGAAGCGCGCGGCCTACGCCAACCGCGCCGTGGCGGTGGCCAACGACCGGGACGACATCATCAAGGCGATTCAACTCTATAGTTGA
- a CDS encoding protein kinase — MTPFDRPNVDSAGGGSASSLEPDDFMSSNVMQFLFWLSRLYTDASRSTSAPHPSTWPQSFGRFQLESLLGKGAYGAVFRAIDLELDREVALKIAWPAVLMDEEAAQRFIEEPKTVAALRHRGIVEVYDSGSVEMARYISLELIEGPTLADWLSDHEIISPGMAAELIHSVAEAVQFAHEQGIVHRDLKPSNILLRSSDAEGGQLPFEPVVTDFGLARHARTAPLSDLTTTVAIIGTDRYMSPEQAAARSAEVGPASDVFSLGVMLYELIAGRRPFEGEYADDIRRQILEAEPPSLRTLRPRVPRDLAAIVSKCLEKEPQRRYADAGELAEDLRRFLAHEPIRAKPTPLWRRTWKLARRRPVATLAVLAALLVAVVFVGGWSVVAGQRAASTRRIEMAETAAAETDRHDRQMQYVSSIRRAADAGRRGNHVDLSTALADASQLAHGEVRRDVAYELLASLLKQATSRSFDAHEGRVLETQFSPDGRLLASLGEDGLIRLWDTDSWQPLMTVEGPEESTVAFCFSPDGKWLARGLTDGRLHVHEVAGSVISPVVHEVAVFDGPIHALCWLDKASYIAVGSSDGRIAMVDRDIWKVQNQSELPISHFQRLDGNRHGGVIRRIADCSTRGWLITGTAIAGLHVLQVPSLEPVQSWQDIDSLTDFYILAESPPRLISAGGRPVLRVWDFESGALLHELATTHRIERFQRCVDQDQVAAAMFNGVVELIDVRDLLEGRETANRRFLRYDGVPSAVDQAAQTRQLVAGGRDGTIHVWSLLSEATDEVTLPDQPSVSVFSPCGRYLAVACFDVDALEGVTSKDVTSLDELLPTSLVTVYDGRTMQRLWSIEACSSLDHDVHWSRWPIAFSATGDRVVFQRHSGEFGEHDPQTGELLQQYAAWPLTHFNGIALPGDKSVTVLRGEVRNSASGERLPQKERRTGSIVIDTRTGTLLEQHDNSLSRRSLGVYPTVIGDAWIDLLDPAGPLVAPPKSAFPRIALNRPLDGVWCGAISSDGHTFAASGESAIFLWDVTRGGRPVKIIGHSAIVINLQFSPDGSTLISRCIDGVVRMWNVATREELLAIGSKARPVTCFGLNSAGDTLVLGSKRAEKEYVLEVHRFSPN; from the coding sequence ATGACACCGTTTGATCGGCCGAATGTCGATTCGGCGGGGGGCGGCTCAGCGAGTTCGCTGGAGCCGGACGACTTCATGTCATCCAACGTGATGCAGTTTCTCTTTTGGCTGAGCAGGCTCTACACCGATGCATCCCGCTCGACGAGCGCTCCCCATCCGAGCACTTGGCCACAGTCGTTCGGGCGCTTTCAACTGGAGTCGTTGCTAGGAAAAGGCGCCTACGGCGCGGTGTTTCGCGCGATTGATTTGGAACTAGATCGCGAGGTTGCCCTGAAGATCGCCTGGCCGGCCGTGTTGATGGACGAGGAAGCGGCCCAGCGGTTCATCGAAGAACCCAAGACCGTGGCAGCGCTGCGCCACCGTGGCATCGTCGAGGTGTATGACTCGGGCAGCGTCGAGATGGCAAGATACATCTCGCTGGAACTGATCGAAGGTCCGACACTGGCGGATTGGCTGTCCGACCATGAGATTATTTCCCCAGGCATGGCAGCCGAGTTGATCCACTCGGTGGCCGAGGCCGTGCAGTTTGCGCACGAGCAGGGCATCGTGCATCGCGATCTTAAGCCCAGCAACATCCTGTTACGATCGTCCGACGCGGAAGGAGGTCAACTCCCCTTCGAGCCGGTCGTGACCGACTTCGGACTGGCGCGCCATGCGCGTACCGCACCGTTGTCGGACCTGACCACGACGGTGGCCATCATCGGCACGGACCGCTATATGTCGCCCGAGCAGGCGGCTGCGCGGTCGGCCGAGGTCGGCCCCGCGTCCGATGTGTTTTCTCTCGGCGTCATGCTCTACGAGTTGATCGCTGGAAGGCGTCCGTTCGAGGGAGAGTACGCCGACGACATCCGCCGACAGATCCTGGAAGCCGAACCGCCATCGTTGCGAACCCTGCGTCCGCGCGTGCCGCGAGATTTGGCGGCGATCGTCTCGAAGTGTCTGGAGAAAGAACCGCAACGCCGGTATGCCGATGCCGGTGAGTTGGCAGAGGATCTACGACGGTTTCTCGCTCATGAACCGATCCGTGCCAAGCCGACGCCCCTCTGGCGGCGCACCTGGAAGCTGGCGCGCCGTCGGCCGGTTGCTACCCTCGCTGTATTGGCCGCGCTCCTGGTAGCGGTCGTGTTCGTCGGCGGGTGGTCGGTTGTCGCTGGCCAGCGTGCCGCCTCGACGCGCCGCATCGAGATGGCCGAGACTGCCGCCGCCGAAACAGACCGCCACGATCGCCAGATGCAGTACGTATCGAGCATCCGGCGTGCGGCCGACGCCGGGCGTCGTGGCAATCATGTGGACCTCTCGACAGCACTTGCCGACGCCTCGCAGTTGGCGCATGGCGAGGTGCGCCGCGATGTGGCTTACGAGTTGCTCGCCAGCCTGTTGAAGCAGGCGACCTCACGCTCGTTCGACGCGCACGAAGGGCGCGTGTTGGAAACGCAGTTCAGTCCCGACGGACGCTTGCTGGCCTCGCTTGGGGAAGATGGACTGATCCGGCTCTGGGATACCGACTCGTGGCAGCCTTTGATGACGGTGGAGGGGCCTGAGGAGAGCACTGTCGCATTCTGCTTTTCGCCAGACGGCAAGTGGCTGGCGCGGGGTCTGACAGACGGACGTTTGCACGTTCACGAAGTCGCAGGCTCGGTGATCTCACCGGTTGTGCATGAAGTTGCGGTGTTCGACGGTCCAATACACGCTTTGTGTTGGCTCGACAAGGCGTCTTATATTGCTGTGGGGAGCAGCGACGGGCGGATCGCGATGGTCGATCGCGACATCTGGAAAGTGCAGAATCAGTCGGAGCTGCCGATCTCGCACTTCCAACGGCTCGACGGCAACCGGCATGGAGGCGTTATCCGACGCATTGCCGATTGCTCTACGCGAGGGTGGTTGATCACTGGCACGGCCATAGCGGGTCTGCACGTCCTACAAGTGCCATCGCTCGAACCGGTCCAATCTTGGCAGGACATCGATAGTTTGACTGACTTCTACATCTTGGCCGAATCGCCGCCGCGTCTAATCTCGGCGGGCGGAAGGCCGGTATTACGCGTGTGGGATTTCGAGAGCGGCGCCTTGTTGCACGAGTTGGCCACGACCCATCGCATCGAGCGATTCCAGCGCTGCGTCGATCAGGACCAGGTGGCCGCGGCTATGTTCAATGGCGTCGTCGAGTTGATCGACGTTCGCGACTTGCTGGAGGGGCGCGAAACCGCCAATCGTCGCTTTCTGCGATATGACGGCGTACCCAGCGCCGTCGATCAAGCCGCACAGACCAGGCAACTTGTCGCAGGCGGTCGCGATGGCACGATTCACGTGTGGAGTCTTTTGTCCGAAGCAACGGACGAAGTCACTCTACCGGATCAGCCGTCAGTCAGTGTGTTCTCACCGTGCGGACGATATCTGGCGGTGGCGTGCTTCGATGTTGATGCGCTCGAAGGAGTAACAAGTAAGGATGTAACGTCGCTCGACGAGTTATTACCCACTTCCTTGGTGACCGTGTACGACGGTCGCACTATGCAGAGGCTCTGGTCGATTGAAGCTTGTTCTTCGTTGGATCACGACGTTCATTGGTCGCGTTGGCCCATCGCATTCAGCGCGACGGGGGACCGCGTTGTGTTCCAGCGTCACTCGGGCGAATTCGGCGAGCACGATCCTCAAACGGGCGAACTCCTACAGCAGTATGCCGCATGGCCGCTTACCCACTTCAATGGGATCGCCCTGCCAGGTGATAAGTCGGTCACCGTGCTGCGAGGAGAAGTGCGGAATTCCGCTTCTGGCGAGCGATTGCCGCAGAAAGAACGTCGTACTGGGTCGATCGTGATCGACACTCGAACGGGCACTCTGCTCGAACAGCATGACAATTCCCTCTCCAGGCGGAGCTTGGGTGTCTATCCCACGGTCATTGGCGACGCGTGGATCGACCTGCTCGACCCTGCGGGACCTCTGGTCGCGCCCCCGAAGTCGGCGTTCCCGCGAATCGCCCTGAATCGGCCGCTGGATGGCGTGTGGTGTGGTGCGATTTCTTCCGATGGCCACACGTTTGCGGCTAGCGGCGAAAGTGCGATCTTTCTTTGGGATGTAACTCGTGGCGGACGTCCTGTAAAGATCATCGGGCATTCAGCGATCGTGATCAATCTTCAGTTCTCGCCCGATGGAAGCACCTTGATTAGCCGCTGTATTGACGGCGTGGTGCGTATGTGGAACGTCGCGACACGAGAAGAACTGCTCGCCATCGGTTCGAAAGCTCGCCCCGTGACATGTTTCGGCCTGAACTCGGCTGGAGATACTCTTGTGCTCGGAAGCAAGCGAGCAGAAAAAGAGTATGTGCTCGAAGTACACCGATTCAGCCCGAACTAG
- the dapB gene encoding 4-hydroxy-tetrahydrodipicolinate reductase — protein sequence MGQRLVALGNADPALEIVAALERTGHPRLGEDAGAIAGGGTLGVPLSDDWTGPVDVVIDFSVPAAALALVSKCVERGTPVVVATTGFEEDGRKAIADAAQKIPLLWSPSMSLAVNLAMKLTATAAKALKDHPSGVDVEIIERHHRFKEDAPSGTALKFGEIIAQAAGLTSHTHGREGRPGVRPRHEIGYHAVRTGDNPGEHTIVFGLLGETLELAVKASSRDCYAQGALAAARFLAGKPTGMYGIEDVLGL from the coding sequence ATGGGGCAACGGCTCGTGGCCCTCGGGAACGCCGATCCCGCGCTCGAAATCGTCGCCGCGCTGGAACGCACCGGCCATCCGCGCCTGGGCGAGGACGCCGGCGCCATTGCCGGCGGCGGCACGCTCGGCGTCCCCCTCTCGGACGATTGGACCGGGCCGGTCGATGTGGTGATCGATTTTTCCGTGCCGGCGGCGGCGCTCGCCCTGGTGAGCAAGTGCGTCGAACGCGGCACGCCCGTCGTCGTCGCGACCACCGGCTTCGAGGAAGATGGTCGCAAGGCGATCGCCGATGCCGCCCAGAAGATTCCCCTGCTCTGGTCTCCTAGCATGAGCCTGGCCGTGAACCTGGCGATGAAGCTCACCGCGACCGCGGCCAAAGCGCTCAAGGATCATCCCAGCGGCGTCGATGTCGAGATCATCGAACGCCACCACCGTTTCAAGGAAGATGCCCCCAGCGGCACCGCGCTCAAGTTCGGCGAGATCATCGCCCAGGCAGCGGGGCTCACCTCGCATACGCATGGTCGCGAAGGCCGTCCCGGCGTGCGGCCCCGCCACGAGATCGGTTACCACGCCGTGCGCACGGGCGATAACCCCGGCGAACACACGATCGTTTTTGGTCTCTTGGGCGAGACCCTGGAGTTGGCCGTCAAAGCCAGCTCGCGCGATTGCTATGCGCAGGGGGCACTGGCCGCCGCGAGATTCCTCGCCGGAAAACCCACCGGCATGTACGGCATCGAAGATGTGCTCGGGCTTTGA